GCGTCTGCAGAAAGCATTGGATATGCATTCCTTTGATTAACTTTTTTTTGAATCTCTCAACATGTATCGATTTTTAACATTGAATATTTCGGACTCGGAAACAACTTCGAACCCGAATTTCTTATAAAAGCGTACATTTTTATCCCCTTCTGTCTCCAGGTAAGCTTTGGCAAGACAGGCATCCACTTCCTTGCAGAAGCGTTCCATAAGTATGGATCCAACACCTGATCCTTGATGAGACGGCAGCACACCAATCGGACCAAGATGCCAATGTTGACTCAACGGATCGTGACGTGCCCACTCCGTATGCCATATATACTTCCGCCAGCCTATATCATTTTCATCTTTTGAGTCTATGTGGTTATTCGTGGCTTTACTCCCCTCGCATGATTTCATCCGCATCACCCCGATAATATTTTGTTTATCTTTTGCCAGAAAGACTATGCCAGGCAATTCAATCAAGAGGTTAGAAAACATTTTTTCAATTTCTATTCGTTCTTTTTCACCTTTACCCTGAAAAACAGCATCATGGAGAGGATTGTCGAGCATAGCAACACTGAGAACCCTTGCCGATTCCTGGATGTCCCTTTTTTCCATAAATGAAATCTGAAAGCTGCACATATTTATTCCTTTTCTGGATAGATATTTTACATCAACTGACCTTGTTTGT
The nucleotide sequence above comes from Thermodesulfobacteriota bacterium. Encoded proteins:
- a CDS encoding GNAT family N-acetyltransferase, with the translated sequence MCSFQISFMEKRDIQESARVLSVAMLDNPLHDAVFQGKGEKERIEIEKMFSNLLIELPGIVFLAKDKQNIIGVMRMKSCEGSKATNNHIDSKDENDIGWRKYIWHTEWARHDPLSQHWHLGPIGVLPSHQGSGVGSILMERFCKEVDACLAKAYLETEGDKNVRFYKKFGFEVVSESEIFNVKNRYMLRDSKKS